One genomic region from Streptomyces sp. NBC_01304 encodes:
- a CDS encoding helix-turn-helix domain-containing protein, translating into MSPADPAEADAALAVAPQLRELRRRASLTLEAAARSAGLSPAHLSRLETGQRQPSLPMLLALARIYGTTVSELLGETPADRDAVVRAADMEPTAAGGWTYWQAGAPARGMQALRLQVPYGAQGDIVRVHPGEEWLYVLTGRLRMRLGDSTHLLAPGDSAHFDSLTPHRIAAADRSGVELLFVHTLLQSPATALCLGEPT; encoded by the coding sequence ATGAGTCCTGCCGACCCTGCCGAGGCGGATGCCGCCCTCGCCGTCGCGCCGCAGCTGCGTGAGCTGCGGCGGCGCGCCTCGCTCACGCTCGAGGCCGCCGCGCGATCCGCCGGTCTGTCGCCCGCGCATCTCTCGCGGCTCGAGACCGGGCAACGCCAGCCGTCCCTTCCGATGCTGCTGGCCCTCGCGCGCATCTACGGTACGACGGTCTCCGAGCTGCTCGGGGAGACCCCCGCCGACCGTGACGCCGTGGTGCGCGCCGCCGACATGGAACCCACCGCGGCCGGCGGCTGGACGTACTGGCAGGCCGGGGCGCCAGCCCGCGGGATGCAGGCCCTGCGCCTCCAAGTGCCGTACGGCGCGCAGGGCGACATCGTGCGGGTGCATCCGGGCGAGGAGTGGCTGTACGTCCTCACCGGGCGGTTGCGCATGCGCCTGGGCGACAGCACCCATCTGCTCGCACCGGGAGACAGCGCGCACTTCGACTCGCTGACCCCGCACCGGATCGCCGCTGCGGACCGGAGCGGGGTCGAGCTCCTTTTCGTACACACCCTGCTGCAGAGCCCGGCCACCGCGCTCTGTCTTGGAGAGCCGACATGA
- a CDS encoding alpha-galactosidase gives MIEVGGDGRTWVLSGPTSSYALHLGAGDELLHLHWGARIALADAEALAAEPGPPARGFESPLDGREEYPVEGGPRFVRPALSVRTPEVRGTEWQFGAASVAAGELRLRFEDTAHRLGITLVYRMRGDVLERSAVLEHLGHGPDVEVLRADSAVWTLPERERWRLSQLHGRWAAESRLVRSDLTYGEKIIGSRRGHTSHQHLPWVALDAEGASEEHGEVYGCALAWSGSWRIAVQQLPDGRVQIAGGSGHDDSGQALLRPGESLTTPVFAGLWSAGGFGGASRAWHAYQLEHVIPDAQDVRPVLYNSWEATGFDISEAQQRALARRAADIGVELFVVDDAWFGRRTSDRAGLGDWTPNPDRFPGGLKPLADEVHGLGMQFGIWVEPEMVNADSDLYRAHPDWVQHFPGRTRTEFRHQLVLNLARTDVQDYLWEQLHTLLSSAPIDYVKWDFNRSFTDAGWPGEECPQRLWNDHVHALYALLDRLRAEHPGVAFESCSGGGGRIDLGILARTDQVWTSDNTDPLDRLAIQHGFSQLHPARVMAAWVTDSPNTQLNDRVSSLRFRFVSAMAGVLGVGGDLTRWSEAELAEAREWVDLYKEIRPVVQHGELYRLRAPDGGLSAVQYVHGGEVVVLAWLQAQRYGEPVARLRLRGLDPAGTYEQVGVGDRVGRSDRAGAGEVHRGAVLLHHGLHTGLRGDLDAAIFRFSRK, from the coding sequence GTGATCGAGGTCGGTGGCGACGGTCGTACGTGGGTGCTCTCCGGGCCCACCAGCAGTTACGCCCTCCACCTGGGCGCCGGCGACGAACTGCTTCACCTGCACTGGGGCGCGCGCATCGCCCTCGCCGACGCGGAGGCCCTGGCGGCCGAACCGGGCCCGCCCGCCCGGGGGTTCGAGTCCCCGCTGGACGGACGCGAGGAGTACCCGGTCGAGGGCGGGCCCCGCTTCGTGCGGCCCGCGCTGTCGGTGCGTACGCCTGAAGTGCGGGGCACCGAGTGGCAGTTCGGGGCGGCGAGCGTGGCGGCCGGCGAGCTGCGCCTGCGCTTCGAGGACACGGCGCACCGGCTCGGGATCACGCTGGTGTACCGGATGCGCGGGGACGTGCTGGAGCGCTCCGCCGTCCTGGAGCACCTGGGCCACGGCCCGGACGTGGAGGTGCTGCGCGCGGACTCCGCGGTCTGGACGCTGCCGGAGCGCGAGCGGTGGCGGCTGTCCCAGCTGCACGGGCGGTGGGCCGCCGAGTCGCGGCTCGTACGCTCCGACCTCACGTACGGCGAGAAGATCATCGGGAGTCGGCGCGGGCACACGAGCCATCAGCATCTGCCCTGGGTCGCGCTCGACGCGGAAGGGGCGAGTGAGGAGCACGGCGAGGTCTACGGCTGCGCCCTCGCCTGGTCGGGGTCATGGCGCATCGCCGTGCAGCAGCTGCCGGACGGTCGGGTGCAGATCGCCGGCGGGAGCGGGCACGACGACTCGGGGCAGGCGCTGCTGCGGCCCGGTGAGTCCCTCACCACGCCCGTCTTCGCCGGACTGTGGAGCGCGGGTGGCTTCGGCGGGGCGAGCCGGGCCTGGCACGCCTACCAGCTGGAGCACGTGATCCCGGACGCCCAGGACGTGCGGCCCGTGCTCTACAACTCCTGGGAGGCCACCGGCTTCGACATCTCCGAGGCGCAGCAGCGGGCGCTGGCCCGGCGGGCGGCCGACATCGGTGTGGAGCTGTTCGTGGTGGACGATGCCTGGTTCGGGCGGCGCACCAGCGACCGGGCCGGCCTCGGCGACTGGACACCGAATCCTGATCGTTTTCCCGGCGGGCTGAAGCCGCTCGCCGATGAAGTGCACGGGCTGGGAATGCAGTTCGGGATCTGGGTCGAACCGGAAATGGTCAACGCGGACAGTGATCTGTATCGGGCGCACCCCGACTGGGTGCAGCACTTTCCCGGGCGTACCCGCACCGAATTCCGGCATCAGCTGGTGCTCAACCTCGCGCGCACCGACGTACAGGACTATCTGTGGGAACAGCTGCACACACTGTTGTCGTCCGCGCCGATCGACTATGTGAAATGGGACTTCAACCGCAGCTTCACGGATGCGGGCTGGCCCGGCGAGGAGTGTCCGCAGCGGCTCTGGAATGACCATGTGCATGCCTTGTACGCGCTGCTCGACCGGCTGCGGGCCGAGCACCCCGGGGTGGCCTTCGAGTCCTGCTCGGGCGGGGGCGGCCGGATCGATCTGGGCATCCTCGCCCGGACCGACCAGGTGTGGACCTCCGACAACACCGACCCGTTGGACCGGCTCGCCATCCAGCACGGCTTCAGCCAGCTGCACCCCGCCCGGGTGATGGCCGCCTGGGTCACCGACAGCCCGAACACGCAGCTCAACGACCGAGTGAGCTCGCTTCGCTTCCGCTTCGTGAGCGCCATGGCGGGGGTGCTCGGGGTGGGCGGCGATCTCACGCGGTGGAGCGAGGCGGAGCTGGCCGAGGCGCGGGAGTGGGTGGACCTCTACAAGGAGATCAGGCCCGTCGTGCAGCACGGCGAGCTGTACCGGCTGCGGGCTCCGGACGGCGGGCTCAGTGCCGTGCAGTACGTGCACGGGGGCGAGGTCGTCGTCCTCGCGTGGCTGCAGGCGCAGCGGTACGGGGAGCCGGTGGCGCGGCTGCGGCTGCGGGGGCTCGATCCGGCGGGGACGTACGAGCAGGTCGGGGTGGGGGACAGGGTCGGCAGGAGCGACAGGGCCGGGGCGGGAGAGGTGCACCGGGGGGCGGTGCTGCTCCATCACGGGCTGCACACCGGGCTGCGTGGTGACCTTGATGCCGCGATCTTCCGCTTCAGTCGTAAATGA
- a CDS encoding aspartate aminotransferase family protein, which yields MTDEASKGFDLGRLLAERGAERYELHARHLNHQLPRMLHTIGFDKVYERAEGAHFWDAEGNDYLDMLAGFGVMGLGRHHPVVRKALHDVLDASLADLTRFDCQPLPGLLAEQLLNHSPHLDRVFFGNSGTEAVETALKFARYATGKPRILYCSHAFHGLTTGSLSVNGEAGFRDGFAPLLPDTAIELGDLDALARELKKGDVAGFVVEPIQGKGVLESPPGFLRAAQDLLHQHKALLIADEVQTGLGRTGDFYAYQHEDGVEPDLVCVAKALSGGYVPVGATLGKDWIFKKVYSSMDRVLVHSASFGSNAQAMAAGLAVLSVMRDEQVVANARAMGELLKSRLAALVDRYELLHDVRGRGLMIGIEFGKPSSLKLRTRWAALQVARKGLFAQMVVVPLLQKHRILTQVSGDHLEVIKLIPPLTIGEADVDRFVEAFTAVMDDAHSGGGLMWDFGKTLVKQAVANR from the coding sequence ATGACGGACGAGGCGTCCAAGGGCTTCGACCTCGGCAGGCTGCTCGCCGAGCGCGGCGCCGAGCGCTATGAGCTGCATGCGCGGCACCTCAACCACCAGCTGCCGCGCATGCTGCACACCATCGGCTTCGACAAGGTCTACGAGCGGGCCGAGGGCGCGCACTTCTGGGACGCCGAGGGCAACGACTACCTCGACATGCTCGCCGGGTTCGGGGTGATGGGGCTCGGCCGGCACCACCCCGTCGTCCGCAAGGCCCTGCACGACGTCCTGGACGCCTCGCTCGCCGACCTCACCCGCTTCGACTGCCAGCCGCTGCCGGGTCTGCTCGCCGAGCAACTCCTCAACCACAGCCCGCACTTGGACCGGGTCTTCTTCGGCAACAGCGGTACGGAGGCCGTGGAGACCGCGCTCAAGTTCGCACGGTACGCCACCGGGAAGCCGAGGATCCTGTACTGCTCGCACGCCTTCCACGGGCTGACCACCGGGTCGCTGTCCGTGAACGGCGAGGCGGGGTTCCGGGACGGGTTCGCGCCGCTGCTGCCCGACACCGCGATCGAGCTCGGTGATCTCGACGCGCTGGCAAGGGAGTTGAAGAAGGGCGACGTGGCGGGCTTCGTCGTCGAGCCCATCCAGGGCAAGGGCGTGCTCGAGTCGCCGCCCGGATTCCTGCGCGCCGCCCAGGACTTGCTGCACCAGCACAAGGCGCTGCTCATCGCCGACGAGGTACAGACCGGACTCGGCCGGACCGGCGACTTCTACGCCTACCAGCACGAGGACGGCGTCGAGCCCGATCTGGTCTGTGTCGCCAAGGCGCTGTCCGGCGGGTATGTGCCGGTCGGGGCGACCCTCGGCAAGGACTGGATCTTCAAGAAGGTCTACTCGTCGATGGACCGGGTGCTCGTGCACTCGGCGAGCTTCGGCTCCAACGCCCAGGCCATGGCGGCCGGCCTCGCGGTCCTCTCGGTCATGCGGGACGAGCAGGTCGTGGCCAACGCGCGGGCGATGGGGGAGCTGCTGAAGTCGCGGCTCGCGGCGCTCGTGGACCGGTACGAGCTGCTGCACGACGTGCGCGGGCGCGGCCTGATGATCGGCATCGAGTTCGGCAAGCCGTCGTCGCTGAAACTGCGCACCCGGTGGGCCGCGCTGCAGGTCGCGCGCAAGGGGCTGTTCGCGCAGATGGTCGTCGTGCCGCTGCTGCAGAAGCACCGGATCCTGACGCAGGTGTCCGGCGACCACCTGGAAGTGATCAAGCTGATCCCGCCGCTGACCATCGGGGAGGCGGACGTGGACCGCTTCGTCGAGGCCTTCACCGCCGTGATGGACGACGCCCACAGCGGGGGCGGGCTGATGTGGGACTTCGGGAAGACCCTGGTGAAGCAGGCGGTCGCCAACCGCTGA
- the dxs gene encoding 1-deoxy-D-xylulose-5-phosphate synthase — MTILENIRGPRDLKALTEDELAELAEEIREFLVHAVARTGGHLGPNLGVVELSIALHRVFESPVDRIVWDTGHQSYVHKLLTGRQDFSKLRGKGGLSGYPSREESEHDIVENSHASTALGWADGLAKAHEVLGDPGHVVAVIGDGALTGGMAWEALNNIAAAKDRPLIIVVNDNERSYAPTIGGLANHLATLRTTDGYEKVLAWGKELLQHTPVIGQPLYESLHGAKKGFKDAFAPQGMFEDLGLKYVGPIDGHDIAAVESALRRAKRFHGPVLVHCLTEKGRGYEPALADEADRFHTVGVMDPLTCEPLAPSNGPSWTSVFGDEIAEIGRERPDVVAITAAMLHPVGLTKFAEEFPERVWDVGIAEQHAAVSAAGLATGGLHPVVAVYATFLNRAFDQLLMDVALHRSGVTFVLDRAGVTGVDGASHNGMWDMSVLQVVPGLRIAAPRDADQLRAQLREAVDVDDAPTVIRFPKESVGPEIPALDRVGGMDVLHRADDAQVLLVAVGVMAPVCLQAAELLQARGIGCTVVDPRWVKPVDEALPALAEQHELVAVVEDNSRAAGVGSAVGQALRDAEVDVALRTFGIPEQFLAHAKRGEVLADLGLTPVEIAGRIGATLARKAERGERNADRGERKEKDV; from the coding sequence GTGACGATTCTGGAGAACATTCGGGGGCCGCGCGACCTGAAGGCGCTGACCGAGGACGAACTCGCCGAACTCGCCGAGGAGATCCGGGAGTTCCTGGTGCACGCGGTCGCCCGCACCGGCGGCCACCTCGGTCCCAACCTCGGTGTGGTGGAGCTGTCCATCGCCCTGCACCGCGTCTTCGAGTCGCCGGTCGACCGGATCGTGTGGGACACCGGGCATCAGAGCTACGTCCACAAACTGCTCACCGGACGGCAGGACTTCTCCAAGCTGCGGGGCAAGGGCGGCCTGTCCGGCTACCCCTCGCGCGAGGAGTCCGAGCACGACATCGTCGAGAACAGCCACGCCTCCACCGCCCTCGGCTGGGCGGACGGGCTCGCCAAGGCGCACGAGGTGCTGGGCGACCCCGGCCATGTCGTCGCCGTCATCGGGGACGGGGCGCTCACCGGGGGCATGGCCTGGGAGGCGCTGAACAACATCGCCGCCGCCAAGGACCGGCCGCTGATCATCGTCGTCAATGACAACGAGCGGTCGTACGCTCCCACCATCGGCGGTCTCGCCAACCATCTGGCCACGCTGCGCACGACCGACGGCTACGAGAAGGTGCTGGCCTGGGGCAAGGAGCTGCTGCAGCACACGCCGGTGATCGGGCAGCCGCTGTACGAGTCGCTGCACGGGGCGAAGAAGGGCTTCAAGGACGCCTTCGCACCGCAGGGCATGTTCGAGGACCTGGGGCTCAAGTACGTCGGGCCGATCGACGGGCACGACATCGCGGCCGTCGAGTCGGCGCTGCGGCGGGCCAAGCGGTTCCACGGGCCGGTGCTCGTGCACTGTCTGACCGAGAAGGGGCGCGGGTACGAGCCCGCGCTTGCGGACGAGGCCGACCGCTTCCACACCGTGGGGGTCATGGACCCGCTCACGTGTGAGCCGCTCGCCCCGTCCAACGGGCCTTCCTGGACCTCGGTGTTCGGCGACGAGATCGCGGAGATCGGGCGGGAACGCCCCGATGTCGTGGCGATCACGGCGGCGATGCTGCACCCGGTGGGGCTCACCAAGTTCGCCGAGGAGTTCCCCGAGCGGGTCTGGGACGTCGGGATCGCCGAGCAGCACGCGGCGGTGTCGGCGGCCGGCCTCGCCACCGGTGGACTGCACCCCGTCGTCGCCGTGTACGCCACCTTCCTCAACCGGGCCTTCGACCAGCTCCTCATGGACGTCGCCCTGCACCGGAGCGGCGTGACCTTCGTGCTCGACCGGGCCGGGGTGACCGGCGTGGACGGGGCCTCGCACAACGGCATGTGGGACATGTCCGTGCTGCAGGTCGTGCCGGGCCTGCGCATCGCCGCCCCGCGCGACGCGGACCAGCTGCGCGCGCAGCTGCGGGAGGCGGTGGACGTCGACGACGCCCCTACGGTGATCCGCTTCCCGAAAGAGTCGGTGGGGCCCGAGATCCCCGCCCTCGACCGGGTCGGCGGCATGGACGTGCTGCACCGGGCCGACGACGCACAGGTACTTCTGGTCGCCGTGGGGGTCATGGCTCCCGTCTGTCTGCAGGCCGCCGAACTCCTTCAGGCGCGGGGGATCGGGTGCACCGTGGTCGACCCGCGCTGGGTCAAGCCCGTCGACGAGGCGCTGCCGGCGCTGGCCGAGCAGCATGAGCTCGTCGCCGTGGTGGAGGACAACAGCCGTGCGGCGGGCGTCGGTTCGGCCGTCGGGCAGGCGCTGCGGGACGCGGAGGTCGACGTGGCGCTGCGGACCTTCGGCATCCCGGAACAGTTCCTGGCGCATGCCAAGCGGGGCGAAGTCCTGGCCGATCTGGGGCTCACTCCGGTGGAGATCGCCGGACGGATCGGGGCCACGTTGGCACGTAAGGCCGAACGTGGGGAACGCAACGCGGATCGTGGGGAACGTAAGGAGAAAGACGTATGA
- a CDS encoding phosphorylase family protein, protein MKQPAEPARESVSPLLIACALRIERFALGRGDRTSAQGPVTVLRTGMGPKAAERAVTRTLGDPALRDAAVIATGFCAGLAPGMHPGDLVVADETRDPRGATVCEGTELLVKELVKAVPGHTVHTGPMTGSAHVVRGHERADLLAQGSIAVDMESAATLYTAVQAGPRPVAAVRVVVDAPEHELVRIGTVRGGISAFRVLRAVLPAFYEWHRSLLLPRR, encoded by the coding sequence ATGAAACAGCCCGCGGAGCCCGCGCGGGAGTCCGTTTCGCCGCTGCTGATCGCGTGCGCGCTGCGCATCGAGCGGTTCGCCCTGGGCCGCGGCGACCGCACGTCGGCCCAGGGTCCCGTCACGGTGCTGCGCACCGGCATGGGACCCAAGGCCGCCGAGCGCGCCGTCACGCGCACGCTCGGGGACCCGGCCCTCCGCGACGCGGCCGTCATCGCGACGGGCTTCTGCGCGGGCCTCGCACCCGGTATGCACCCGGGTGACCTGGTCGTCGCCGACGAGACCCGCGACCCGCGCGGCGCCACCGTCTGCGAGGGCACCGAGCTCCTGGTCAAGGAGCTGGTCAAGGCCGTGCCGGGACACACCGTGCACACCGGCCCGATGACCGGTTCCGCCCATGTCGTACGGGGGCACGAGCGCGCCGATCTGCTGGCTCAGGGATCGATCGCGGTGGACATGGAGTCCGCAGCCACGCTGTACACCGCCGTGCAGGCCGGGCCGCGCCCGGTTGCGGCCGTACGGGTGGTCGTGGACGCCCCCGAGCATGAACTCGTCCGCATCGGCACGGTGCGCGGTGGAATATCAGCTTTCCGCGTTCTTCGTGCCGTCCTTCCGGCCTTCTATGAATGGCACCGTTCTTTGCTGCTCCCCCGGAGGTGA
- a CDS encoding DUF6126 family protein, with protein sequence MEEKFPRGLVIRLIVYVAVGHLFAAFVYLLFTLGGQNQ encoded by the coding sequence ATGGAGGAGAAGTTCCCGCGGGGCCTCGTCATCCGACTGATCGTGTACGTCGCCGTCGGACACCTCTTCGCGGCCTTCGTCTACCTGCTCTTCACGCTCGGCGGGCAGAACCAGTAG
- the ispG gene encoding flavodoxin-dependent (E)-4-hydroxy-3-methylbut-2-enyl-diphosphate synthase — protein sequence MSGEPVALGVPELPARPVAERRRSRQIQVGSVAVGGDAPVSVQSMTTTRTSDIGATLQQIAELTASGCQIVRVACPTQDDADALATIARKSQIPVIADIHFQPKYVFAAIDAGCAAVRVNPGNIKQFDDKVKEIAQAASAAGTPIRIGVNAGSLDRRLMEKYGKATPEALVESALWEASLFEEHGFRDIKISVKHNDPVVMVNAYRQLAAACDYPLHLGVTEAGPAFQGTIKSAVAFGALLSEGIGDTIRVSLSAPPAEEVKVGLQILESLNLKQRRLEIVSCPSCGRAQVDVYKLADEVTAGLEGMEVPLRVAVMGCVVNGPGEAREADLGVASGNGKGQIFVKGEVIKTVPESKIVETLIDEAMKIAEQMEKDGVASGAPVVTAAGEPAGVVS from the coding sequence ATGAGTGGGGAACCTGTCGCACTCGGAGTACCCGAGCTGCCGGCCCGGCCCGTCGCGGAGCGCCGTCGCTCCCGGCAGATCCAGGTCGGGTCGGTGGCGGTGGGGGGTGACGCACCGGTCTCGGTGCAGTCGATGACGACGACGCGTACGTCCGACATCGGTGCCACGCTGCAGCAGATCGCCGAACTCACCGCGTCCGGCTGCCAGATCGTGCGCGTCGCCTGCCCCACGCAGGACGACGCGGACGCGCTGGCGACCATCGCCCGCAAGTCGCAGATCCCGGTGATCGCGGACATCCACTTCCAGCCGAAGTACGTCTTCGCGGCGATCGACGCCGGGTGTGCGGCGGTCCGCGTGAACCCGGGGAACATCAAGCAGTTCGACGACAAGGTGAAGGAGATCGCGCAGGCCGCCTCGGCGGCCGGGACGCCGATCCGGATCGGCGTCAACGCGGGCTCGCTCGACCGGCGCCTGATGGAGAAGTACGGGAAGGCGACGCCCGAGGCGCTCGTGGAGTCGGCGCTGTGGGAGGCGTCGCTCTTCGAGGAGCATGGCTTCAGGGACATCAAGATCTCGGTCAAGCACAACGACCCGGTGGTCATGGTCAACGCCTACCGGCAGCTGGCCGCCGCCTGTGACTATCCGCTGCATCTGGGGGTGACGGAGGCGGGCCCCGCGTTCCAGGGCACGATCAAGTCAGCTGTCGCCTTCGGGGCGTTGCTGAGCGAGGGGATCGGCGACACCATCCGGGTCTCGTTGTCCGCGCCGCCGGCCGAGGAGGTCAAGGTCGGGCTGCAGATCCTGGAGTCGCTGAACCTGAAGCAGCGGCGCCTGGAGATCGTGTCGTGCCCGTCCTGCGGGCGGGCCCAGGTCGACGTCTACAAGCTGGCCGACGAGGTGACGGCGGGCCTGGAGGGCATGGAAGTGCCGCTTCGCGTGGCCGTCATGGGCTGTGTCGTGAATGGTCCCGGTGAGGCCCGCGAGGCCGATCTGGGCGTGGCGTCCGGCAACGGCAAGGGGCAGATCTTCGTCAAGGGCGAGGTCATCAAGACCGTGCCCGAGTCGAAGATCGTGGAGACGCTGATCGACGAGGCCATGAAGATCGCCGAGCAGATGGAGAAGGACGGCGTCGCCTCCGGCGCACCGGTGGTCACGGCGGCCGGCGAGCCGGCCGGGGTCGTGAGCTGA
- a CDS encoding tyrosine-protein phosphatase: protein MTQQVPSTEPELAGVRNFRDVGGLPTVDGRRLQAGRLFRSGHLAHATASDAEFLGSLGLHTIFDFRNAADQKLEGPDVELTGVRNVNLPLSDPADGAEFWKMVRDGNMDELRSILADGKAADRITSSYRSIIKERTAEHSRVLHALAEDSVPALMHCAAGKDRAGLSIAVTLLALGVEREAIETDYLESNAAHRRYKVKRTSDSPEAMSPEVMELLSPLFDARVEYLRAAFDTIEETWGSVDRYLEEGLKVTPEVRERLREKFLD, encoded by the coding sequence GTGACGCAGCAGGTCCCGTCGACAGAACCCGAGCTGGCCGGAGTGCGCAATTTCCGTGACGTGGGCGGGCTGCCGACCGTGGACGGCCGGCGGTTGCAGGCCGGGCGGCTCTTCCGCAGTGGCCATCTGGCCCATGCCACCGCGTCCGACGCCGAGTTCCTCGGCTCGCTGGGGCTGCACACCATATTCGACTTCCGCAATGCGGCGGATCAGAAGCTCGAAGGCCCGGACGTCGAGCTGACCGGCGTACGCAATGTGAATCTGCCGCTCTCCGACCCGGCCGACGGCGCCGAGTTCTGGAAGATGGTCCGCGACGGCAACATGGACGAGCTCCGCTCGATCCTCGCCGACGGCAAGGCCGCGGACCGCATCACGTCGTCGTACCGCTCGATCATCAAGGAGCGCACCGCCGAGCACAGCCGGGTCCTGCACGCCCTCGCCGAGGACAGCGTGCCCGCCCTGATGCACTGCGCCGCCGGCAAGGACCGCGCGGGCCTGTCCATCGCGGTCACCCTGCTCGCCCTGGGCGTCGAGCGCGAGGCCATCGAGACGGACTACCTGGAGTCCAACGCCGCCCACCGCCGCTACAAGGTGAAGCGCACCAGCGACTCGCCGGAGGCCATGTCCCCCGAGGTCATGGAGCTCCTGAGCCCCCTCTTCGACGCCCGCGTCGAGTATCTGCGCGCCGCCTTCGACACGATCGAGGAGACCTGGGGCAGCGTCGACCGCTACCTCGAAGAGGGCCTGAAGGTCACGCCCGAGGTGCGCGAGCGGCTGCGCGAGAAGTTCCTCGACTAG
- the hpnH gene encoding adenosyl-hopene transferase HpnH, producing the protein MAMPLRQSIKVATYLFEQKLRKRDKFPLIVELEPLFACNLACEGCGKIQHPAGVLKQRMPVAQAVGAVLESGAPMVSIAGGEPLMHPQIDEIVRQLVAKKKYIFLCTNAMLLRKKMDKFTPSPYFAFAVHIDGMRERHDESVAKEGVFDEAVEAIKEAKKRGFRVTTNSTFFNTDTPQTIIEVLNFLNDDLEVDEMMLSPAYAYEKAPDQEHFLGVEQTRELFKKAFAGGNRRRWRLNHSPLFLDFLEGKVDFPCTAWAIPNYSLFGWQRPCYLMSDGYVPTYKELVEETDWDKYGRGKDPRCANCMAHCGYEPTAVLATMGSLKESLRAMRETVSGNRS; encoded by the coding sequence ATGGCCATGCCGCTTCGTCAGTCCATCAAGGTCGCTACCTATCTCTTTGAACAGAAGCTCCGCAAGCGCGACAAGTTTCCCTTGATCGTTGAGCTCGAGCCGCTGTTCGCCTGCAACCTCGCGTGCGAGGGCTGCGGCAAGATCCAGCATCCGGCCGGGGTGCTCAAGCAGCGGATGCCCGTGGCCCAGGCCGTGGGCGCCGTGCTCGAGTCCGGGGCACCGATGGTGTCCATCGCCGGCGGCGAGCCGCTGATGCACCCTCAGATCGACGAGATCGTCCGGCAGTTGGTGGCCAAGAAGAAGTACATCTTCCTCTGCACCAACGCCATGCTGCTGCGCAAGAAGATGGACAAGTTCACGCCCTCCCCGTACTTCGCCTTCGCCGTGCACATCGACGGCATGCGCGAGCGGCACGACGAGTCCGTCGCGAAGGAGGGCGTGTTCGACGAGGCGGTGGAGGCCATCAAGGAGGCCAAGAAGCGCGGCTTCCGCGTCACCACCAACTCGACGTTCTTCAACACCGACACCCCCCAGACCATCATCGAGGTCCTCAACTTCCTCAATGACGACCTCGAGGTGGACGAGATGATGCTCTCGCCCGCCTACGCCTACGAGAAGGCGCCCGACCAGGAGCACTTCCTGGGCGTCGAGCAGACCCGCGAGCTCTTCAAGAAGGCCTTCGCGGGCGGCAACCGGCGGCGCTGGCGGCTCAACCACTCGCCGCTGTTCCTCGACTTCCTCGAGGGCAAGGTCGACTTCCCGTGCACGGCGTGGGCCATCCCCAACTACTCGCTCTTCGGCTGGCAGCGGCCCTGCTATCTGATGAGCGACGGCTATGTGCCCACGTACAAGGAACTCGTCGAGGAGACCGACTGGGACAAGTACGGCCGGGGCAAGGACCCGCGCTGCGCCAACTGCATGGCGCACTGCGGCTACGAGCCGACCGCCGTGCTCGCCACCATGGGGTCCCTCAAGGAGTCGCTGCGCGCGATGCGGGAGACCGTTTCCGGAAACCGCAGCTGA